The proteins below are encoded in one region of Chitinophagales bacterium:
- a CDS encoding NUDIX hydrolase codes for MKNDKPTLCVDVIIEFPDREIILGKRKYSPFKGEWGLPGGHVEYGETVEDAAKREVMEETGLEVELLNIVGVFSEPNRDPRGHAVSITYYARPTGGTLQAGSDTEEIIKTIKYSNMQLAFDHNKIMRVFKEQRESK; via the coding sequence ATGAAAAATGACAAGCCTACTCTTTGTGTTGACGTAATCATTGAATTTCCGGATAGAGAAATTATTCTCGGTAAAAGGAAATATTCCCCGTTTAAAGGAGAATGGGGACTTCCGGGCGGACATGTTGAGTATGGAGAAACTGTGGAAGATGCAGCAAAGCGGGAAGTGATGGAAGAAACCGGCCTTGAAGTAGAGTTATTAAATATAGTAGGTGTTTTCTCGGAACCCAACCGTGATCCAAGAGGACATGCTGTTTCCATTACCTATTACGCACGTCCAACAGGAGGTACTCTTCAAGCCGGATCAGATACAGAGGAAATAATCAAAACCATCAAATATTCAAATATGCAATTGGCATTTGACCATAATAAGATAATGCGGGTTTTCAAAGAACAGAGAGAATCAAAGTAA
- a CDS encoding cobalamin B12-binding domain-containing protein, whose product MRPIRVLVAKVGLDGHDRGAKVIASSLRDAGMEVIYTGLRQTPEMVVNAALQEDVDVIGISILSGAHMTVFPKIMQMLKEKDMTDVLVTGGGIIPDEDMKILNDSGVGKLFPPGTSTHDIVSYITGYVTTHRDF is encoded by the coding sequence ATGAGACCTATAAGGGTATTAGTTGCTAAGGTAGGCCTGGATGGCCATGACCGGGGCGCCAAAGTTATTGCTTCGTCGCTTCGTGATGCAGGCATGGAAGTTATTTATACAGGTCTTCGGCAAACCCCGGAAATGGTGGTTAATGCAGCCTTGCAGGAAGATGTGGATGTGATTGGAATATCCATTTTATCAGGAGCACATATGACTGTTTTTCCCAAAATAATGCAAATGCTTAAAGAAAAAGATATGACGGATGTATTGGTTACAGGTGGTGGAATTATTCCGGATGAGGACATGAAAATTTTAAATGACTCTGGTGTAGGAAAACTATTTCCACCCGGTACTTCAACACATGATATAGTTAGTTATATAACCGGATATGTAACAACACACAGAGACTTTTAA
- a CDS encoding deoxyribonuclease IV: MLLGIHCSVAGGLENAFSEAARLNIDTFQLFTRNQRQWKARPVSKEEKRKFSFVWKQSKVKTIFSHCSYLLNPGSANQVILEKTLQALTEEVIRCTELKLSFCVMHPGTAGTQSKEEAMLKIAAGIKQVLQATHKSKVIIALENTAAQGSSVGGTFENLKFIYENVGSSRIGFCFDTCHAFAAGYDIRTQAGIEETLGSFDKICGLKNLNAFHLNDSKGELRSHLDRHEHIGKGKIGLVPFKYIMKNFPHIPKVIENKTEDGWDMKNLKTLRKMVK, translated from the coding sequence ATGCTTCTGGGAATACATTGTTCGGTAGCGGGTGGTTTAGAAAATGCATTCAGTGAAGCAGCAAGGTTAAATATTGATACTTTTCAACTTTTCACGCGCAATCAGCGTCAGTGGAAAGCAAGGCCTGTTTCGAAAGAAGAGAAAAGAAAATTTTCTTTCGTATGGAAACAATCAAAAGTGAAAACAATCTTCTCTCATTGCTCTTATCTTTTAAATCCCGGGTCGGCCAACCAGGTTATTCTTGAAAAAACATTGCAAGCTTTAACGGAAGAAGTAATACGATGCACAGAGCTAAAGCTGTCTTTTTGTGTTATGCATCCCGGCACTGCAGGTACACAATCTAAAGAAGAAGCCATGCTAAAAATCGCTGCAGGTATAAAGCAGGTGCTTCAGGCTACTCATAAAAGCAAGGTAATAATTGCACTCGAAAACACTGCAGCGCAGGGTTCAAGCGTAGGAGGTACTTTTGAAAACCTGAAATTCATTTATGAAAATGTGGGAAGCAGCCGCATTGGGTTTTGTTTCGATACCTGCCATGCTTTTGCAGCCGGATACGATATAAGAACACAAGCCGGTATCGAGGAGACGCTCGGTTCTTTCGATAAAATATGCGGCTTAAAAAACCTGAATGCCTTTCACTTAAACGACAGCAAAGGTGAATTACGGAGTCATCTTGATCGCCATGAACATATTGGGAAAGGTAAAATAGGATTAGTGCCATTTAAATATATAATGAAAAATTTCCCTCATATACCCAAAGTGATAGAAAATAAAACTGAAGATGGTTGGGATATGAAAAATTTAAAAACACTGAGAAAAATGGTAAAATAG
- a CDS encoding T9SS type A sorting domain-containing protein, with translation MKTISTSFFSILIFLFYFTDTYAQWQQTSGPAGGVTTALYAKGDTLFCGNFEHYTLTNQGGNAGTLYRSTDHGQHWYTDSSNFIGEPLSFTHKGSTVFVSTSTDGIFKSTDNGTTWNSLSGTNSISPGTLLTVSGVIYVGTLNGVYKSTDNGNTFINASVGLPDYPGILNLAALGTTLYASVSSINGNGIYKSTNNAATWQAVNNGLPVTEWAINGGLATNATTVFASFANGVYKSTNSGASWTLSNDGFTGQVFALGDTIFASVLDPYWELYKSSNDGATWTPSSSGIPPSEEPGILVNIGREIYAGTSLYGSVYRTIDMGSSWQPSNIGLAEVDVKTIFPSGNTIFSGSLSNAGVHASSDGGNTWIPSGNGLPDDYRTVTSFTQNSSYLFTGMLFRGVYRSSNNGNSWSPSTTGLTVFGLYIDCLTTQGTDVYAGTYDGVFRSTDNGNHWTIASPIIGSSRPEVTTIVSIAGVLVAGTPINGIYRSTNNGATWTSVNGGIPVASPIHQIIVRGTDLIAGTGAGIYISSDNGITWTAKNNGLPNIHNARTVAAKGDTLVTSIYDQNYFVAVGNFISYNNGASWSGFNAGMDLFAVRYLAISNNIVFAGTENESIWKNELSPSASGTLHVASQNVTHLQASNGKFFGNDKVKVVDNNNQPVGGVTVNATYSGPSSGSATGITNNNGIVKLKTTKIANPVGAWCFTITNLVKNGYAYDASKNVSTTACDPSGFKEFSGDQESLRADKISIAPNPVAGNNANITYALSSTGNVFLKIFDARGLMVKKIQLGDESIGIHQFVLNGIDQMQVGIYLIVLEENSNVIVQGRFMVVK, from the coding sequence ATGAAAACCATCTCAACTTCTTTTTTCTCAATACTTATTTTTCTATTCTACTTCACTGATACCTATGCTCAATGGCAACAAACTTCAGGACCCGCCGGAGGGGTTACTACTGCATTGTATGCAAAAGGTGATACCCTTTTCTGTGGAAATTTTGAGCATTATACACTTACTAATCAGGGCGGAAATGCCGGAACCTTATACAGAAGCACGGACCATGGTCAGCATTGGTACACAGATAGCTCAAATTTTATAGGTGAGCCGCTTTCCTTTACACACAAAGGCTCGACTGTCTTTGTCTCTACATCTACAGATGGTATTTTCAAAAGCACCGATAATGGAACCACATGGAATTCTCTTAGTGGTACCAATTCAATTTCACCCGGCACGCTATTAACTGTTAGCGGGGTAATCTATGTCGGTACACTTAACGGCGTTTATAAATCTACTGACAATGGAAACACTTTTATTAATGCTTCTGTTGGCTTACCTGATTATCCTGGTATATTAAACTTGGCTGCCCTAGGCACAACCCTATATGCATCCGTAAGTAGCATAAATGGAAATGGTATTTATAAATCTACCAACAATGCCGCTACCTGGCAAGCTGTTAATAATGGGTTGCCTGTAACTGAGTGGGCAATCAACGGTGGCCTGGCTACCAATGCCACCACTGTGTTTGCTTCTTTTGCAAACGGCGTTTACAAAAGCACCAATTCAGGGGCAAGCTGGACTTTATCAAACGATGGATTCACAGGACAGGTTTTTGCGTTAGGTGATACTATATTCGCTTCAGTGCTTGACCCTTATTGGGAACTATATAAGAGTTCAAATGACGGGGCAACCTGGACACCCTCGAGTTCAGGAATACCTCCCAGTGAAGAACCAGGCATACTGGTGAACATCGGCAGAGAAATTTATGCAGGTACAAGTTTATATGGAAGTGTTTACAGAACGATTGATATGGGCTCTTCGTGGCAACCTTCGAACATAGGTTTGGCCGAGGTGGATGTAAAAACGATTTTTCCATCCGGAAATACTATTTTTTCAGGAAGTTTAAGTAATGCAGGAGTGCATGCTTCCTCAGATGGCGGAAATACGTGGATACCTTCAGGTAATGGTTTACCGGATGATTATAGAACAGTAACTTCTTTTACCCAAAATTCATCGTACTTATTTACCGGTATGCTCTTCAGAGGTGTTTACCGAAGCAGCAATAATGGGAATTCATGGTCTCCGTCAACAACTGGCTTAACGGTCTTCGGATTATATATTGATTGCCTTACCACTCAGGGAACAGATGTTTATGCAGGCACCTATGATGGAGTTTTTAGATCTACAGATAATGGAAACCATTGGACTATTGCAAGTCCCATAATCGGGAGCAGCAGGCCTGAGGTAACTACAATTGTATCTATCGCGGGAGTTTTAGTAGCCGGTACTCCAATAAACGGTATTTACAGATCAACGAATAATGGCGCTACATGGACTTCGGTTAATGGAGGCATACCGGTTGCCAGCCCCATTCACCAGATTATAGTAAGAGGAACAGATCTGATTGCCGGTACAGGGGCCGGAATCTATATCAGCAGTGATAATGGAATTACATGGACTGCCAAAAACAATGGACTTCCTAACATTCACAATGCACGCACGGTGGCTGCAAAAGGTGACACGTTAGTCACTTCGATCTACGACCAAAACTATTTTGTAGCGGTAGGAAATTTCATTAGCTACAACAATGGGGCGAGCTGGTCCGGTTTTAATGCAGGAATGGATCTTTTTGCTGTAAGATATCTCGCTATTAGCAACAATATTGTCTTTGCAGGAACTGAAAACGAATCCATATGGAAAAATGAACTTTCGCCGTCGGCATCAGGCACCCTTCATGTTGCTTCTCAGAATGTAACTCATTTGCAGGCCAGCAACGGAAAATTTTTTGGAAACGATAAAGTAAAGGTAGTTGACAATAATAATCAACCTGTTGGAGGAGTAACGGTTAATGCCACCTATTCAGGCCCCAGCTCAGGAAGCGCAACAGGAATAACCAACAATAACGGCATTGTTAAATTAAAGACTACAAAAATTGCAAATCCTGTAGGAGCCTGGTGTTTTACAATAACCAATCTTGTAAAAAATGGATATGCCTATGATGCAAGCAAAAATGTAAGTACAACGGCCTGTGATCCATCAGGATTTAAAGAATTTTCCGGTGATCAGGAGTCTTTGCGGGCAGATAAAATTTCTATAGCACCTAATCCTGTGGCGGGAAATAATGCTAATATTACCTATGCTTTATCTTCAACTGGTAATGTATTCTTAAAAATATTCGATGCGAGGGGATTGATGGTAAAAAAGATTCAGTTAGGTGATGAAAGTATTGGAATACATCAGTTTGTATTGAATGGTATAGATCAGATGCAGGTAGGGATTTATTTAATAGTTTTAGAAGAAAATTCAAATGTGATCGTACAAGGTCGTTTTATGGTAGTGAAGTAA
- a CDS encoding enoyl-CoA hydratase/isomerase family protein: protein MEFQYLLTQLNDSILTITINRPDKLNALNRKVIDELDSVFDEVNYNKEIRGVILTGSGIKAFVAGADISEFSNFTIEQAREMSSNGHRVFNKIEQAVKPVIAAVNGFALGGGCELAMACHIRIASENAKFGQPEINLGTIPGYGGTQRLLRYTGIGKGIEMLLTADTINAETALKCGLVNYVTTQEELLPKCKSILDKIKTKPPRVVTQIIACTNAFSAKNVDGFNFEVNEFSLCADTADFKEGTAAFLEKRPAIFTGK from the coding sequence ATGGAATTTCAATACCTGCTGACCCAGCTTAACGATAGCATATTAACGATCACCATCAATCGCCCGGATAAGCTAAATGCGCTGAACCGAAAAGTAATTGATGAGCTTGACTCAGTTTTTGATGAAGTGAATTATAACAAAGAAATAAGAGGCGTAATACTTACCGGATCAGGAATAAAGGCCTTTGTTGCAGGTGCAGATATTTCTGAATTTTCAAACTTTACAATAGAGCAGGCAAGGGAGATGTCCTCAAACGGGCATCGTGTTTTTAACAAAATTGAACAAGCAGTTAAACCTGTAATTGCTGCAGTAAATGGCTTTGCACTTGGTGGAGGATGCGAGCTAGCCATGGCCTGCCACATACGGATTGCAAGTGAAAATGCAAAGTTTGGACAGCCGGAAATTAACCTTGGAACTATTCCGGGTTACGGAGGAACACAACGATTATTACGCTACACCGGAATAGGCAAAGGAATAGAAATGCTGTTAACCGCTGACACAATAAATGCAGAAACCGCTCTTAAGTGCGGGCTGGTGAATTACGTAACAACGCAGGAAGAGTTATTGCCAAAATGCAAATCCATTCTTGATAAAATAAAAACAAAACCTCCACGGGTTGTAACGCAAATCATTGCCTGCACTAACGCTTTTTCTGCAAAAAATGTGGATGGCTTTAATTTTGAAGTGAATGAATTCAGCCTCTGTGCAGACACAGCAGATTTTAAGGAAGGAACTGCTGCTTTTTTAGAAAAACGTCCGGCAATATTTACAGGAAAATAA